The Benincasa hispida cultivar B227 chromosome 11, ASM972705v1, whole genome shotgun sequence genome has a segment encoding these proteins:
- the LOC120090189 gene encoding WAT1-related protein At5g07050-like, whose translation MGFLECLGHFFQNANPYIAVISLQFGYAGMNIISTVSLNRGMSHYVLVVYRHAFATAVMAPFALVLERKVRPKITFKIFIQMFVLALLGPLIDQNFYYVGLKMTSPTFSCAISNMLPSMTFVMAVICRMEKLDLKRVRCQAKLFGTVVTVVGAMLMTFYKGSVINFFWTGHGHQPNTPPTGDAAALNHHNDREFIKGSILLIIATLAWAAFFILQIITLKKYTAHLSLTTLVCFLGTLQAIVVTLAMEHRPSAWAIGWDMNLLAAAYAGIVTSGVAYYVQGLVMKTKGPVFVTAFSPLMMVIVAFMGSLILAEKIYVGGIIGAVLIVIGLYSVLWGKYKESKEKEVEEIVQLPMKSGDQLPVINDQANNIETIQKKEGLAINIQSMDSLNMEKRLQDTH comes from the exons TGTCATCTCCCTCCAATTCGGCTACGCCGGAATGAACATCATCTCCACCGTCTCCCTCAACCGTGGTATGAGCCACTACGTCCTCGTCGTCTATCGTCATGCCTTTGCCACCGCCGTCATGGCACCCTTTGCTCTTGTTCTAGAGAG GAAGGTAAGACCCAAGATTACATTTAAGATTTTCATTCAGATGTTTGTTCTTGCTCTTCTTGG GCCACTGATTGATCAAAATTTCTACTACGTCGGGCTTAAAATGACATCCCCAACTTTCTCTTGTGCAATAAGcaacatgcttccttcaatgACATTCGTCATGGCAGTCATTTGCAG GATGGAGAAGTTAGATTTGAAAAGAGTGAGATGTCAAGCGAAGTTGTTTGGAACAGTAGTGACGGTGGTGGGAGCCATGTTGATGACATTTTACAAAGGAAGTGTCATCAACTTCTTCTGGACCGGGCACGGCCACCAACCGAACACACCGCCTACAGGAGACGCGGCGGCGCTCAACCACCACAATGAcagagagttcatcaaaggctCCATCTTGCTCATCATCGCCACTCTGGCTTGGGCAGCCTTCTTCATTCTGCAGATCATAACCTTGAAAAAATACACAGCCCATCTTTCTCTCACCACCTTGGTTTGCTTTTTGGGAACCCTTCAAGCCATTGTTGTCACCCTCGCTATGGAGCACCGCCCCTCCGCCTGGGCCATCGGCTGGGACATGAATCTTCTTGCCGCCGCATATGCA GGGATTGTGACCTCAGGTGTTGCATATTATGTTCAAGGTTTGGTAATGAAAACAAAAGGACCAGTTTTTGTTACAGCTTTTAGCCCATTGATGATGGTGATTGTTGCTTTCATGGGATCTCTCATCTTGGCTGAAAAGATTTATGTTGGAGG GATAATTGGAGCTGTGTTGATTGTAATAGGATTGTACTCTGTTTTGTGGGGAAAGTACAAGGAAAGCAAAGAGAAGGAAGTTGAAGAGATTGTTCAATTACCAATGAAAAGTGGAGATCAATTGCCTGTAATAAATGATCAAGCCAATAATATTGAAACAATTCAAAAGAAAGAGGGTTTGGCCATTAATATTCAATCCATGGATTCACTTAACATGGAGAAGAGGCTTCAAGACACTCACTAA